A window of Sagittula sp. P11 genomic DNA:
TGGTCATGTCTCACCTCCTCCAAGCCAGACATTGGCGGTCACAGTCTCAAAGGTGGATTGATCTGGCAATAAGATCAATTCTATTCATGGCATCAGTCAGTTTGATGGAGAATGGCATGGCCGATCCGATGGGCGTGGACTTCCGGACGCTGACCCTGTTGGCTCGGGTGCACGATCTGCGCTCGTTCACCAAGGCGGCGGAAGAGCTGGGCGTGAACCAGTCGGCGATCAGCTACACGGTCGAAAAACTGCGGGGCGTGTTCCAGGATCCGCTCTTCGTGCGGCAGGGACGGACGATCCTGCCGACGCCGCGCTGCGACGAGATCGTGCAGGAGGCCAACCGCCTGATCGGCGACTTCCGGCGGCTGACGGTACCGTCGCAGTTCGATCCCGGCACGGTGAAGCGCAAGATCACCATCGCCTGCAACTACTACGAACGGGTGCTCTGGGTGCCGCACATCGTGCGCGCCGTGCGGGCAGAGGCGCCGGGCCTCGAGCTCGAGATCGTCGATGCCTCCGACATCGGGCACGAACGGCTGCTGCGGAACGAGGCAGAGATGCTGATCGGCCCTTTCCAGCGCGAAACCCCGGCGTTCTACAGCAGGCGGCTATATCACGAGGACTACATCTGCCTGATGGATGCGGGCCATCCCGCCGCCGGTGCGCCCCTGGACCTGAAGACCTACCTGGGGCTGAACCACGTTCTGGTGACCTACGGCGGGCGCTGGACCTCGCGCTACCTGCACGACCTCAAGGACATGGGCCACAGCCTGCAAGTCGGGCTGCGGGTGCCAAGCCCGGCGGGGATCGCGGAGCTGGTGGTCGCCTCCGATCTCGTCGCGACCGTCCCCCGC
This region includes:
- a CDS encoding LysR family transcriptional regulator is translated as MADPMGVDFRTLTLLARVHDLRSFTKAAEELGVNQSAISYTVEKLRGVFQDPLFVRQGRTILPTPRCDEIVQEANRLIGDFRRLTVPSQFDPGTVKRKITIACNYYERVLWVPHIVRAVRAEAPGLELEIVDASDIGHERLLRNEAEMLIGPFQRETPAFYSRRLYHEDYICLMDAGHPAAGAPLDLKTYLGLNHVLVTYGGRWTSRYLHDLKDMGHSLQVGLRVPSPAGIAELVVASDLVATVPRRLAKVLGDAVHVADCPVRTEITIEVVWTERNHRSAHHVWLRDLIHRVVSQVA